A window from Lactiplantibacillus pentosus encodes these proteins:
- a CDS encoding ATP-binding cassette domain-containing protein — MSIQVQAVKQAFHSQVVLDELNLTIEPNTIYGLLGRNGAGKSTLLNIISNRIFADSGTVTMDDESMRDNDRTLGRLYLMSEVNLYSDRARVKQLFKTTAYLYGSFDFAYAEKLAQTFGLDLNTRFGKLSTGYRTIFKLIVALCVPADYIFLDEPVLGLDANHREIFYQELIETYSEHPRTFVISTHLIDEIANIVEHVFVLDQHQIVIDGDVSDILAQSYAVTGPQADVVDYTNGLNVIGQDALGGITAHYVYGGLDDNRPIPDTVKIEHLDLQKLFINLTNTKEEAATHVN; from the coding sequence ATGAGTATTCAAGTTCAGGCCGTCAAACAGGCCTTTCACAGTCAGGTCGTTCTGGATGAACTTAACCTGACCATCGAACCTAACACGATTTACGGACTGTTGGGCCGCAATGGCGCGGGGAAAAGCACCTTGCTGAACATTATCAGTAATCGCATCTTTGCCGATAGCGGTACCGTGACGATGGATGACGAATCCATGCGGGACAACGACCGGACCTTGGGCCGACTATACTTGATGAGTGAAGTGAACCTCTATTCTGACCGAGCACGCGTCAAGCAACTTTTCAAAACGACCGCTTATTTGTACGGCAGTTTTGATTTCGCCTACGCTGAAAAATTAGCCCAGACATTTGGACTCGACCTAAACACCCGCTTCGGTAAATTGTCGACGGGATACCGCACGATTTTTAAACTGATCGTGGCGCTCTGTGTGCCGGCCGACTACATCTTCTTGGACGAACCCGTCCTCGGTCTGGATGCCAATCATCGTGAGATTTTCTACCAAGAACTTATCGAAACGTACAGTGAGCACCCGCGGACCTTCGTCATTTCGACCCATCTGATCGACGAAATCGCCAACATCGTTGAACACGTCTTCGTGCTCGACCAGCATCAGATCGTGATTGATGGCGATGTCTCCGATATCCTCGCGCAATCGTACGCCGTCACGGGGCCACAGGCGGATGTCGTCGACTACACGAACGGCCTCAACGTTATCGGTCAAGACGCACTGGGTGGAATCACGGCCCACTATGTCTATGGCGGTTTAGATGATAATCGGCCAATTCCAGACACCGTCAAGATTGAACATCTCGACCTGCAAAAACTTTTTATCAACCTGACTAACACCAAGGAGGAGGCCGCCACTCATGTCAACTAA
- a CDS encoding universal stress protein, with the protein MLQEYSNILVPLDGSEQAEIALDKAVAVAKRNDAHIDVLAVIDPGQFGYNLAGLADGDITYQLVQDSEAYLKETVGQIKKDGFDDIDFHIRMGSPKPIISQDFVKDHHNDLIMMGATGLNAVERVLEGSVTTYVQRNALTDVIVVKTDLENTQVEK; encoded by the coding sequence ATGTTACAAGAATATTCGAATATTTTAGTTCCCCTAGATGGTTCAGAGCAAGCGGAAATCGCACTGGATAAAGCGGTGGCGGTTGCTAAGCGGAATGACGCGCACATTGACGTGTTAGCGGTCATTGATCCTGGACAGTTTGGCTATAATTTAGCCGGGCTAGCTGATGGCGATATCACGTATCAGCTCGTCCAAGATTCAGAAGCCTATTTGAAAGAAACGGTCGGTCAAATTAAGAAGGATGGCTTCGATGACATTGACTTTCACATTCGGATGGGCAGCCCCAAGCCAATTATTTCACAGGACTTCGTCAAGGATCATCATAACGATTTGATTATGATGGGTGCGACTGGCCTGAACGCGGTTGAACGGGTGCTTGAAGGTTCTGTGACGACCTATGTGCAACGTAACGCACTGACTGACGTGATCGTCGTTAAAACGGATTTGGAAAACACGCAAGTTGAAAAGTAA
- a CDS encoding DUF1648 domain-containing protein — translation MLKFKTFCRSAYVLLYVITLAFISISPKTITTHINGNGIADAHGSRVLLLLAPLLYSIVAELVIHATKRRRIQAGLRDVNFILASEYRWIGALIVIFVVFVIMMWIQIN, via the coding sequence ATGTTAAAGTTCAAAACATTTTGTCGTTCAGCATATGTTTTATTATATGTGATCACATTAGCTTTTATAAGCATATCGCCAAAAACAATAACCACTCACATTAATGGCAATGGAATAGCGGATGCACATGGAAGTCGGGTCCTCTTATTATTGGCACCATTGCTTTACTCAATTGTTGCTGAGTTGGTTATCCATGCAACAAAACGAAGAAGAATTCAAGCAGGATTAAGGGACGTCAATTTTATTTTAGCCAGTGAATACCGTTGGATTGGTGCATTGATTGTCATATTTGTGGTCTTTGTCATTATGATGTGGATTCAAATCAATTAA
- a CDS encoding GtrA family protein — translation MVQFIKQLWRRYQSVLSYLIFGGLTTVINFIVFGIFDQFWPYWIANTIAWLLSVLFAYVTNKRWVFESHTPTFRAVLAEMTSFFGFRLLSYFVDQGIMIVGISVLHGNSLLVKLIDQIIIVLLNWFFSKLFIFKDRQH, via the coding sequence GTGGTGCAATTTATCAAACAACTCTGGCGGCGCTATCAAAGTGTGCTGTCCTATTTAATTTTCGGGGGCTTAACCACCGTCATCAACTTTATCGTGTTTGGCATCTTCGACCAATTCTGGCCGTATTGGATTGCCAATACGATTGCCTGGTTACTATCAGTCCTTTTCGCCTACGTGACCAACAAACGGTGGGTCTTTGAATCACACACACCTACGTTTCGTGCGGTATTAGCCGAAATGACCTCGTTTTTCGGCTTTCGGCTACTCAGCTACTTTGTTGACCAAGGAATTATGATCGTCGGGATTTCCGTCCTGCACGGCAACAGTCTGCTTGTGAAATTAATCGACCAAATTATTATCGTGTTACTCAACTGGTTCTTCAGCAAGCTCTTTATTTTTAAAGACCGCCAACACTAG
- a CDS encoding GntR family transcriptional regulator — protein MQFNFNSTEPIYLQVADQIEEAIFTETFAEGEQIPSTTEISKEFHINPATVLKGMNILVDAQLIEKRRGVGMFVISGAQQRIVDKRRDQFYADYVKKLVSEAQKLHITQTELAKLIERGFSES, from the coding sequence ATGCAGTTCAACTTTAATAGTACGGAACCAATTTACTTGCAGGTTGCCGACCAAATTGAAGAAGCTATCTTTACTGAAACCTTCGCTGAAGGTGAGCAAATTCCTTCGACAACCGAGATTTCTAAAGAATTTCATATCAATCCTGCGACCGTTTTAAAAGGCATGAACATCCTAGTCGACGCCCAATTGATTGAAAAACGTCGGGGGGTCGGGATGTTCGTCATCAGTGGTGCGCAACAACGCATTGTTGACAAACGGCGCGACCAATTCTATGCGGATTACGTCAAAAAATTAGTCAGTGAAGCGCAGAAATTGCACATCACTCAGACTGAACTAGCAAAATTAATTGAACGGGGGTTTTCTGAATCATGA